In the Leptospira sp. WS4.C2 genome, one interval contains:
- a CDS encoding phosphorylase: MSALFFAVLSEAKPWLELLQAKPLVHSGKFRIFQNGSHSIIISGTGKISMALAVSEFAHTLSKEERKQIKVWNLGIAGANASELSLGDFFWIHKVTDFATKKDFYPDRILNSRLTKETNLTTFDRPITKEKNIDRFLSLTKEELDGISLVDMEGSGFLEAASLYFPFENISLGKIVSDHLEGKFCQTEDVEKMMAKIAGTLFEEWISPLPWARIDTIETIDWPKVENFIGNLRLTETMKHDLKKSVRFFRLRNPNAQLPFPDESTKTNLKSKTDLKHYFETWRNSLHV, translated from the coding sequence ATGTCGGCATTGTTTTTCGCTGTTCTTTCCGAGGCCAAACCATGGTTGGAACTTTTGCAGGCAAAACCCTTGGTCCATTCTGGAAAATTTCGAATCTTCCAAAACGGATCTCATTCAATTATCATTTCTGGTACGGGCAAAATTTCTATGGCCTTGGCTGTTTCCGAATTTGCTCATACCTTATCGAAAGAGGAACGAAAACAAATAAAAGTTTGGAATTTAGGAATTGCCGGTGCCAATGCATCCGAACTATCGTTAGGTGATTTTTTCTGGATCCATAAAGTTACAGATTTCGCAACAAAAAAAGATTTTTATCCCGATAGAATTCTAAACTCCCGATTGACCAAAGAAACAAATCTCACAACATTTGATAGACCCATCACTAAAGAAAAAAACATCGATCGGTTTTTATCTCTCACAAAAGAAGAGTTAGATGGAATTAGTCTAGTAGATATGGAAGGTTCAGGATTTTTAGAAGCGGCTTCCCTTTATTTTCCCTTTGAAAACATATCCTTGGGAAAAATAGTCTCAGATCACCTAGAAGGAAAATTTTGCCAAACAGAAGATGTTGAAAAAATGATGGCAAAAATTGCGGGAACTTTATTCGAAGAATGGATATCTCCTTTGCCTTGGGCTCGAATTGACACAATCGAAACCATTGACTGGCCCAAGGTAGAAAATTTTATTGGAAACCTCCGCCTAACGGAAACAATGAAACATGATCTAAAAAAATCTGTCCGTTTTTTTCGATTACGGAATCCGAATGCACAACTACCCTTCCCCGATGAATCAACAAAAACCAACTTAAAATCCAAAACCGATCTAAAACACTATTTTGAAACATGGAGAAATTCCCTTCATGTTTAA
- a CDS encoding glutathione peroxidase yields the protein MQRKVLFAIFLFMGSHIYAGAKKMSFHDFKSVSIQGKEVSLSEYKGHPVLVVNVASKCGYTPQYEGLEKIHQSYKDKGLKVVGFPSNDFGGQEPGTESQIAEFCKLNFGVTFDLMKKTKVLGNDKDPVYQFLTENAKEKGDVKWNFEKFLIDKNGKVVHRFPSGTKPESAELKQAIESLL from the coding sequence ATGCAAAGAAAAGTTTTGTTTGCCATTTTTCTCTTTATGGGTTCTCATATCTATGCTGGAGCAAAAAAGATGTCATTCCATGATTTCAAATCAGTTTCAATCCAAGGGAAAGAAGTTTCCCTTTCCGAATACAAAGGACATCCCGTCCTAGTAGTCAACGTAGCATCTAAATGTGGTTATACGCCACAATACGAAGGCCTCGAAAAAATCCATCAGTCTTATAAAGACAAAGGCTTAAAAGTAGTTGGATTTCCTTCCAATGATTTTGGTGGACAAGAGCCCGGAACAGAATCGCAAATTGCTGAGTTTTGCAAACTAAACTTTGGGGTCACTTTTGATCTAATGAAAAAAACCAAAGTCCTTGGGAATGATAAAGATCCCGTTTATCAATTTCTGACAGAGAATGCAAAAGAAAAAGGTGATGTGAAATGGAACTTTGAAAAATTCCTAATCGATAAAAATGGGAAGGTGGTTCATCGTTTTCCTTCTGGAACTAAACCGGAAAGTGCGGAGTTAAAACAAGCGATTGAAAGCCTTTTGTAG
- a CDS encoding ChaN family lipoprotein produces the protein MKAFCSLFRSSIFLVPLLAFGISAEEVALPVQIVRTSTAETVSITEILKESSQYDVIVLGEEHDNGDLHRFYETLYKSISEVESTSLSLEMLEQDQQILVNEFTKGTISESHFLSSITHWKNFKSDYLPLVVIAKEKKFNVVAANPPRRYVNVISRKGLSAYREFSDLAIQYLPPAYSLEKYLTEDYKQRLKALFAEGHGGGHGPTNQYLVLGQATWDQGMAEAISREFYKTGKKVVHLNGRFHSDRKGGVVHRLREMGLSVLVISGFVKDREESREFAKIADFVILTNGR, from the coding sequence TTGAAAGCCTTTTGTAGTCTGTTTAGATCTTCGATTTTTTTAGTTCCGCTACTGGCCTTTGGAATTTCTGCTGAGGAAGTTGCTTTACCCGTACAAATTGTTCGGACTTCCACGGCAGAAACTGTTTCCATCACAGAGATTCTAAAAGAATCTTCCCAATATGATGTCATTGTTTTGGGAGAAGAACATGACAACGGGGATCTTCATCGTTTTTACGAAACTCTGTATAAAAGTATATCTGAGGTAGAATCCACCTCCTTATCTTTGGAAATGTTGGAACAAGACCAACAGATCCTAGTGAATGAATTTACGAAAGGAACCATTTCTGAATCACATTTTCTTTCTTCGATAACCCATTGGAAAAATTTCAAATCCGACTATTTACCGTTAGTTGTCATTGCTAAAGAAAAAAAATTCAATGTGGTTGCTGCCAATCCTCCCAGACGTTATGTAAATGTAATTTCAAGAAAAGGTCTGTCCGCCTATCGGGAGTTTTCTGATTTGGCGATCCAGTACCTACCTCCAGCTTATAGTTTGGAAAAATATCTGACCGAAGATTACAAACAAAGGTTAAAGGCTCTTTTTGCGGAAGGGCATGGCGGAGGCCACGGACCGACAAACCAATACTTGGTTCTTGGGCAAGCCACTTGGGACCAAGGGATGGCAGAGGCAATTTCCCGCGAATTCTACAAAACAGGAAAGAAGGTGGTCCACTTAAATGGTCGGTTCCATTCAGATCGCAAGGGTGGTGTCGTCCACAGACTACGAGAAATGGGGCTTTCTGTCCTAGTTATCTCTGGATTTGTCAAAGATCGGGAAGAGAGTCGTGAATTTGCGAAAATCGCTGATTTTGTAATTTTAACAAACGGCCGATAA
- a CDS encoding transglycosylase domain-containing protein, with protein MSAPSPKYLCPHCQKASRLPEPIPKEGKFQLTCAHCKEKVILNFSDYRFEILHVVPKEPEISDGSQSFQPFKIPTQPITKPNSFKERSETKAKPFWERKVVFEREREPEVRTFKPKPLKQRLSTGRGKSQTFSYVKLAFTITSICLFLFILGFSYFVAGVLATKKEVPIYLESLSKNIPTKILDRHGQMVSEIFQKRTSTLHLQDYPEDMISILLNIEDQKFFFHGGIDYSAILRAFFKNIINLSYKQGASTITQQLARIILDDRRKSLNRKWREAQLAFALESVLTKEQILETYMNHVYLGHGAFGFGEGIKFYFQKNPMELSKEEMVLLASLPSAPNKYSPLKNPEDSYTRVRAILQMFRNRGIYPNLDRDKFVSFYHNLSTRSPNETVFGSRQDIAPYVTEHVRGILSSLEGDKNIYESGGYTVETTLDRGAQELIGPMVREYLSKTRKSGKIQKKRIRLKPESPMDLAFRQKMEEVTILNEMVWNTDSLDSEKDTSTVQAAIVGIQPNTGQVLFIHGGEEFNSQNQFNRATQMRRQTGSSIKAVLYASAIDAGVIQAGTRILDAPLYYRGGGGKEWAPENLGGSFDGEISLRTALVKSKNTAAVQVAERLGSAGIERYFTKYFFPNDAEKKARYRGDLSLALGTLEISPLEMASAFTGFVNQGTVKRPYLIQRITNAKGAVLYEAGGTDEFKLKLPPERQVIRPDTAEVMVSLLRDSGRASGVRNGGYVGDLIGKTGTTNDYKDAWFVGARPDLALAVWIGYDNPKFGMGGNGLGGAVAAPLWGEIVSSIDKKNIIPKIQFSQPVYAKSHKICSLTGKQASPTCPLTNELYLSDYPPEGICTDDHKSVQSENKDLMKGLY; from the coding sequence ATGTCGGCACCTTCTCCCAAATACCTTTGTCCCCACTGCCAAAAGGCATCTCGGTTACCAGAACCAATTCCCAAGGAAGGTAAATTCCAGCTAACATGCGCTCATTGCAAAGAAAAGGTAATTCTTAATTTTTCTGACTATCGTTTTGAAATTTTACACGTAGTTCCGAAAGAACCAGAGATATCTGATGGTTCCCAGTCCTTCCAACCTTTTAAAATCCCAACGCAACCCATAACCAAACCAAATTCCTTCAAGGAAAGATCGGAAACAAAAGCAAAGCCATTTTGGGAACGAAAGGTAGTTTTTGAAAGGGAACGAGAACCTGAAGTTCGGACATTCAAACCCAAACCCTTAAAACAAAGACTCTCCACTGGGAGAGGAAAGTCGCAAACATTCTCCTATGTGAAACTTGCGTTTACTATAACTTCGATTTGTTTATTTTTATTTATCCTTGGGTTTTCTTACTTTGTGGCGGGAGTACTTGCGACAAAAAAAGAAGTGCCTATATACTTGGAGTCTCTTTCTAAAAATATTCCTACAAAAATTCTGGATCGTCATGGACAAATGGTGAGTGAAATTTTTCAAAAACGAACTTCCACCTTACATTTACAAGACTATCCCGAAGATATGATTTCAATTCTTTTGAATATAGAAGATCAAAAGTTTTTCTTTCATGGTGGAATTGATTATTCCGCAATCCTTCGTGCTTTTTTTAAAAATATCATCAACCTAAGTTATAAACAAGGGGCCTCTACCATCACACAACAGTTAGCAAGAATTATTTTGGATGATCGGCGCAAAAGTTTGAACAGAAAGTGGAGAGAAGCACAACTCGCATTTGCTCTCGAATCGGTTTTAACAAAAGAACAAATTCTCGAAACTTATATGAATCATGTGTATTTGGGACATGGTGCTTTTGGATTTGGGGAAGGAATTAAATTTTATTTTCAGAAAAATCCGATGGAATTGAGTAAAGAGGAAATGGTGCTATTAGCATCTCTTCCTTCAGCTCCGAATAAATACTCTCCACTAAAAAACCCAGAAGATTCCTATACTCGAGTTCGCGCCATCTTACAAATGTTTCGGAATCGTGGCATCTATCCTAATTTAGACCGGGATAAGTTTGTTAGTTTCTATCATAACCTTTCTACTCGTTCTCCCAACGAAACAGTTTTTGGATCAAGACAAGACATCGCTCCCTATGTAACAGAACATGTTCGCGGAATTTTATCTTCATTAGAAGGAGATAAAAATATTTACGAAAGTGGTGGATATACTGTGGAAACCACCTTGGATCGTGGGGCACAGGAACTGATTGGTCCCATGGTTCGTGAGTATCTTTCGAAAACTAGGAAGTCTGGAAAAATTCAAAAAAAACGAATCCGATTGAAACCGGAGTCGCCCATGGATTTAGCATTTCGTCAAAAAATGGAAGAGGTAACCATCTTAAACGAAATGGTTTGGAATACTGACAGTTTGGATTCTGAAAAAGATACAAGCACTGTCCAAGCAGCCATTGTCGGAATACAACCAAACACAGGTCAGGTGTTATTTATTCATGGGGGTGAGGAATTTAACTCACAAAACCAGTTCAATCGGGCCACACAGATGCGTAGGCAAACGGGAAGTTCCATCAAGGCAGTGTTATATGCCTCGGCAATCGATGCTGGTGTGATCCAAGCCGGAACAAGAATTCTAGACGCTCCCTTGTACTACCGTGGTGGGGGAGGAAAGGAATGGGCTCCTGAAAACTTGGGTGGAAGTTTTGATGGAGAGATTTCCCTTCGTACAGCCCTTGTGAAATCAAAAAACACAGCAGCAGTCCAAGTTGCGGAGCGATTGGGAAGTGCTGGCATTGAACGTTATTTTACAAAGTATTTTTTCCCGAACGATGCTGAAAAGAAAGCTCGCTATCGAGGTGATTTGTCGTTGGCACTCGGAACCTTAGAGATCTCACCACTAGAGATGGCTTCTGCCTTTACAGGTTTTGTAAACCAGGGGACAGTAAAACGTCCCTACCTCATCCAAAGGATTACAAATGCAAAGGGTGCAGTTCTCTATGAAGCAGGTGGGACAGACGAGTTTAAATTAAAATTACCACCAGAGCGCCAAGTGATTCGACCTGATACTGCCGAGGTGATGGTATCTTTACTTAGAGATAGTGGTCGTGCGAGTGGTGTACGGAACGGTGGTTATGTGGGAGATCTCATTGGAAAAACAGGAACCACTAATGATTATAAAGATGCTTGGTTTGTGGGAGCAAGGCCTGATTTAGCTTTGGCTGTTTGGATTGGTTACGACAATCCAAAATTTGGAATGGGTGGCAATGGTCTTGGTGGGGCAGTGGCAGCACCACTTTGGGGAGAGATAGTTTCTTCTATTGATAAAAAAAATATCATTCCCAAAATCCAATTTAGTCAACCGGTGTATGCAAAATCGCATAAAATTTGTTCCTTAACGGGAAAACAAGCATCCCCTACATGTCCTTTGACAAATGAACTCTATCTCTCCGATTATCCTCCTGAAGGTATATGTACAGATGATCATAAGTCAGTGCAATCAGAGAACAAAGATTTAATGAAAGGGTTGTATTAA
- a CDS encoding toxin produces MKNYRWDLQKDEILRIERGISFELILFQIENGFILDIIKHPNEEKYPNQSIFIIEIESYAYLVPFIENKNEIFLKTIIPSRKATRNYLLKEGTDNED; encoded by the coding sequence GTGAAAAATTATCGTTGGGATCTTCAAAAAGACGAAATTTTAAGGATAGAACGTGGTATTTCTTTTGAATTAATTCTTTTTCAAATCGAAAATGGATTTATCTTAGATATCATCAAACATCCAAATGAAGAAAAGTATCCTAACCAATCGATTTTCATTATTGAAATTGAAAGTTATGCCTACTTAGTGCCTTTTATAGAGAACAAGAACGAAATTTTCTTAAAAACTATTATACCTAGTAGAAAAGCTACACGCAATTATCTTTTGAAGGAAGGAACTGACAATGAAGACTAA
- a CDS encoding antitoxin, with product MKTKIVKNTKEHSSLSKEEKDILSSYEAGEWKSIGLNSKLISKYQKAASATLAKNKRINIRLNQLDLQSIQKKAFEEGLPYQTFISSLLHKFVTGKLVEK from the coding sequence ATGAAGACTAAAATAGTAAAAAATACGAAAGAACATTCATCACTTTCTAAAGAAGAAAAAGACATTCTCAGTTCTTATGAGGCAGGTGAATGGAAATCGATTGGATTAAATAGTAAATTAATTAGCAAATACCAAAAAGCTGCTTCTGCGACACTCGCAAAGAATAAAAGGATAAATATTCGTCTTAATCAATTAGATTTGCAATCGATACAAAAGAAAGCTTTTGAAGAAGGATTACCTTATCAAACATTTATTTCTAGCTTACTTCATAAATTTGTCACTGGAAAATTAGTAGAAAAATAA